One region of Methanomicrobiales archaeon genomic DNA includes:
- a CDS encoding HEAT repeat domain-containing protein encodes MGTMYREIDRGGQGSNLPLAPDVYGLIETAGGASDRAARITAVDALGASGDPRAVQTLVQCLQDADSGIRMHAACALRDLPSVRAVGALIERLLDTREQSETRVHAAEALGRIRSIRAIDPLTRILQEPDDRLREAAENALTEIKHAWHLPEEN; translated from the coding sequence ATGGGCACGATGTATCGGGAAATCGATCGGGGGGGGCAGGGATCGAACCTGCCGCTCGCCCCCGACGTCTACGGACTGATCGAGACCGCAGGGGGTGCGTCTGACAGGGCGGCGCGAATCACGGCCGTGGATGCCCTGGGGGCGAGCGGGGACCCCCGGGCGGTGCAGACGCTGGTGCAGTGTCTGCAGGATGCGGACTCCGGCATCCGCATGCACGCCGCCTGCGCCCTGCGGGATCTGCCGAGCGTCCGTGCCGTGGGGGCGTTGATCGAAAGGCTCCTCGACACCCGGGAGCAGAGCGAGACGCGCGTCCATGCCGCGGAAGCGCTGGGGCGGATCCGGAGCATCCGGGCGATCGACCCGCTCACGCGCATCCTGCAGGAGCCGGACGACCGTCTGCGGGAGGCGGCGGAGAACGCGCTGACTGAAATCAAGCATGCCTGGCACCTCCCCGAGGAGAATTGA
- a CDS encoding coenzyme F420-0:L-glutamate ligase: MSVQVFGVEGLPLIRKGDDLAALICGRVAFEDGDILALASTVYSKAKGYTRDLRTIVPGDEAKRIAARDHEDPRFVQAVLDEATDVLLDEPFILSAMPSGHIGVRSGVDRSNVEDGFVILLPPDPMGAAAELREAIRKRSGKRVGVIITDTVGRAFRRGQTGNAIGWSGMPAIRDFRGDTDLFGHSLQITEEAVVDEIAGFANFIMGESDQGIPAVVFRGCGTWQGHDNLYFTPDEDILRCALKSMGSPVRD, translated from the coding sequence ATGTCAGTACAGGTATTCGGTGTGGAGGGTCTGCCGCTCATCCGCAAAGGGGACGATCTGGCTGCCCTGATCTGCGGGCGCGTCGCCTTCGAGGACGGGGACATTCTCGCTCTGGCGTCGACCGTCTACTCGAAGGCGAAGGGGTATACCCGTGACCTGCGCACGATCGTGCCCGGGGACGAGGCGAAGCGGATCGCGGCGCGGGACCATGAAGATCCACGGTTCGTCCAGGCGGTGCTCGACGAGGCGACCGACGTCCTCCTGGACGAACCGTTCATCCTCTCGGCGATGCCATCCGGTCACATCGGCGTCCGCTCGGGCGTGGACCGCAGCAACGTCGAGGACGGGTTCGTCATCCTCCTCCCCCCGGACCCCATGGGGGCGGCCGCGGAGCTGCGGGAGGCGATCCGCAAACGGTCGGGGAAGAGAGTCGGCGTGATCATCACCGACACCGTCGGGCGGGCGTTCCGCCGGGGGCAGACGGGCAACGCGATCGGCTGGAGCGGGATGCCGGCGATCCGGGACTTCCGGGGCGACACGGATCTCTTCGGCCATTCCCTCCAGATCACGGAGGAGGCGGTGGTGGACGAGATCGCCGGGTTCGCCAACTTCATCATGGGGGAGAGCGACCAGGGCATCCCGGCCGTCGTCTTCCGCGGGTGCGGGACCTGGCAGGGGCACGACAACCTCTACTTCACGCCCGACGAGGACATCCTGCGGTGCGCCCTGAAGAGCATGGGGTCTCCCGTCCGCGATTAG
- a CDS encoding prenyltransferase/squalene oxidase repeat-containing protein: protein MEIIRSDRTVRYILERRCSDGGFCFYQLDEPNTADTFWALASLAALGIRPRDAATAEYLAAYQRADGGFASPYTAYHAIQALRILGRPPPADPSPWLQEHLVLPGDRDRPVESTSRFEPLYLIADLHRTLHLRVDPRARGTIVRGLLRMLHESGGFGRPPTLIETHHALSILQALGHPIGSLGCGTFLRLCEDPRFGFVNVPGSQPSYLEHIHAGVQACLLLSYPSSVLECCEALIRRCRHASGGYARSVYGGISTLENTWMALAALSGIRMLEQACPLPPQREVLDLSKPRG, encoded by the coding sequence GTGGAGATCATCCGGAGCGATCGGACAGTTCGATACATCCTGGAACGGCGATGTTCGGACGGCGGGTTCTGTTTTTACCAGCTCGACGAGCCGAATACGGCGGACACCTTCTGGGCGCTCGCCTCTCTCGCAGCGCTCGGGATCCGACCGAGAGACGCAGCGACCGCGGAGTACCTCGCGGCGTACCAGAGAGCGGACGGGGGATTCGCATCGCCCTATACGGCCTACCATGCGATCCAGGCCCTGCGGATCCTGGGGCGTCCGCCTCCCGCGGATCCGTCGCCGTGGCTGCAGGAGCACCTGGTTCTCCCCGGGGATCGGGATCGGCCCGTGGAGTCCACGTCACGGTTCGAGCCGCTCTACCTGATCGCGGATCTCCACCGCACCCTGCACCTGCGCGTCGATCCCCGCGCCCGCGGCACGATCGTGCGGGGCCTTCTCCGGATGCTGCACGAGAGCGGCGGGTTCGGCCGCCCGCCCACGCTGATCGAGACGCACCATGCCCTCTCCATCCTGCAGGCGCTCGGGCACCCGATCGGATCCCTCGGGTGCGGAACCTTCCTCCGCCTCTGCGAAGATCCACGGTTCGGGTTTGTCAACGTCCCCGGCAGCCAGCCCTCATACCTCGAGCACATCCACGCCGGCGTCCAGGCATGTCTGCTCCTCTCCTACCCCTCGTCCGTCCTCGAATGCTGTGAGGCCCTGATCCGCCGCTGCCGGCATGCCAGCGGGGGATACGCGCGGTCCGTGTACGGCGGGATCTCCACCCTGGAGAACACATGGATGGCCCTTGCCGCGCTCTCGGGGATCCGGATGCTGGAGCAGGCGTGCCCGCTGCCCCCGCAACGGGAGGTGCTCGACCTATCGAAGCCCCGGGGGTGA
- a CDS encoding dynamin family protein, whose translation MTDRSSSSLNEHQARYLRVSCEHIDRLLGEIEAILNTSTSRAAFPRYAPDLDPARRRTIEDFVARLRAQVVRILDGQGIPRDQPRVPASRAIHATLIAIDIAAEELRPQHMRGYGEVSADVATELNGIAAELHGLVVRLDRCLAGGGGEDLEARLQRLEREGGDLRLLSAIERVVAERGLVEFRGTIASILDRAEDRAFEIAVFGRVSCGKSSLLNAILDTDALPVGVTPITAVPIHIAFGERAAITVSFAHAPSRALDIDRLGEYATEQQNPGNVKRVTRIAVTLPAPRLGSGVTFVDTPGLGSLATGGAAETLAYLPRCDLGVVMIDAGSTLTEGDIQTIRALQEAAVPVNVLLSKADLLTPPDCGRILRYIQQHLAAEFDRDLPVHPVSVRPSHRRLLDAWFEEEILPLCSRSQDLREASLRRKIGALRESVVAALRLQVQRSRQASPHTQERIRAAESRLRQATGRIEETRSVVERGIREMARGAPEICVAAAARMTANGAECEPSDVLRASIREYARGRAKPLPDAIETLALQLERDLQESAAALGIADAPEEGELASLVRGMPVCDPAHISTPAFRSSTSRLFGRKYAERRLAERMYRSLGRSLEQTLAAYGEALEEWAGETMDLLRSRFEGYAERYRALAEQSIAGREMTTAAIQDIERDLRLLESVPSGCAPDAFREEEPGVQDR comes from the coding sequence ATGACGGACAGGTCTTCGTCATCCCTGAACGAGCATCAGGCCCGATACCTGCGGGTCTCCTGCGAGCATATCGACAGGCTCCTCGGCGAGATCGAAGCCATCCTGAATACCTCCACGTCACGCGCCGCCTTCCCGAGATACGCCCCCGATCTCGACCCCGCCCGTCGGCGGACGATCGAGGACTTCGTCGCCCGCCTGCGCGCCCAGGTGGTGCGGATCCTGGATGGCCAGGGCATCCCCCGGGATCAACCGCGTGTTCCGGCCTCCAGAGCCATCCACGCCACGCTCATTGCGATCGATATCGCTGCCGAAGAGCTCAGACCGCAGCACATGCGGGGTTACGGGGAGGTGTCCGCGGACGTGGCGACGGAGCTGAACGGCATCGCGGCGGAACTGCACGGCCTGGTCGTGCGGCTCGACCGCTGTCTCGCCGGAGGAGGCGGCGAGGATTTGGAGGCACGCCTGCAGAGGCTGGAGAGAGAGGGGGGCGATCTCCGCCTCCTGTCGGCCATCGAGCGGGTCGTGGCGGAGCGGGGGCTGGTCGAATTCCGCGGGACGATCGCCTCGATCCTGGACCGGGCCGAGGACAGGGCGTTCGAGATCGCGGTCTTCGGGCGCGTGAGCTGCGGAAAATCGTCCCTCCTGAACGCCATCCTCGATACGGATGCGCTGCCTGTGGGGGTGACGCCCATCACGGCGGTCCCCATCCACATCGCTTTCGGCGAGAGGGCGGCGATCACGGTATCCTTCGCCCATGCGCCCTCCCGTGCGCTGGACATCGATCGGCTCGGCGAATACGCAACGGAGCAGCAGAACCCCGGAAACGTCAAGCGCGTTACCCGCATCGCGGTCACGCTCCCCGCACCCCGCCTCGGCAGCGGGGTGACCTTTGTGGACACTCCGGGGCTGGGCTCGCTGGCAACGGGCGGTGCTGCCGAAACTCTCGCCTACCTGCCGCGGTGCGACCTCGGCGTTGTGATGATCGATGCAGGATCCACCCTAACGGAGGGCGACATCCAGACGATCCGTGCGCTGCAGGAAGCGGCGGTTCCCGTGAACGTGCTGCTGAGTAAAGCGGACCTGCTGACCCCGCCGGACTGCGGGCGCATCCTTCGGTACATTCAGCAGCACCTGGCGGCGGAGTTCGATCGGGACCTGCCGGTGCACCCCGTTAGCGTCCGCCCCTCGCACCGCCGGCTGCTGGACGCATGGTTCGAGGAGGAGATTCTTCCGCTCTGCAGCCGCTCGCAGGACCTCAGGGAGGCATCTCTGCGGCGAAAGATCGGCGCGCTGCGGGAATCCGTCGTGGCTGCCCTCCGCCTCCAGGTTCAGCGGAGCCGGCAGGCGTCCCCGCACACGCAGGAGCGGATCCGGGCCGCGGAGTCCCGCCTGCGGCAGGCGACGGGGCGGATCGAGGAGACGCGCTCCGTGGTCGAACGCGGAATCCGGGAGATGGCGCGGGGTGCCCCGGAGATCTGCGTGGCGGCCGCCGCCCGGATGACGGCCAACGGGGCGGAATGCGAGCCCTCCGACGTGCTCCGGGCATCGATCCGGGAGTATGCCCGGGGGCGGGCGAAACCCCTCCCGGACGCGATCGAGACCCTGGCCCTCCAGCTGGAGCGCGACCTGCAGGAGAGCGCTGCCGCGCTGGGAATCGCCGATGCGCCGGAAGAAGGCGAACTGGCATCCCTGGTCCGCGGGATGCCCGTCTGCGATCCCGCCCACATCAGCACCCCTGCATTCCGCTCTTCCACCTCCCGGCTGTTCGGACGAAAGTATGCCGAGAGGCGCCTCGCGGAGAGGATGTACCGGTCTCTCGGGCGTTCCCTCGAACAGACCCTCGCCGCCTACGGTGAAGCGCTGGAGGAGTGGGCGGGGGAGACGATGGATCTCCTCCGCAGCCGCTTCGAGGGGTATGCGGAGCGCTACCGCGCACTGGCGGAGCAGTCTATCGCGGGGAGAGAGATGACGACCGCTGCCATCCAGGACATAGAGCGGGACCTGCGACTCCTGGAGTCCGTCCCGTCCGGATGCGCCCCCGACGCATTCCGTGAAGAAGAACCCGGAGTGCAGGACCGATGA
- a CDS encoding MFS transporter, which produces MNRDDGWLNRTVIGAGVTSFLSDLGHEAVTVLLPSLLIVLGAPVYALGVIEGVSDGASSFVKLFSGHLSDRLGKRKEFALAGYFATAIFPAFVAVATAWPVVLLGRVIGWVGRGTRGPPRDAILAKSVPPQDLGKAFGFHRAGDTLGAIAGPLVALALLASIGIREIIWLTLIPGFLAVGSFWLLVREKNPAPSRDRMNLVASLRDLPERFKRFLGAVLVFGIADFSDTLLVAFAIVALTPSLGFTAATAAGAALYVIRNAVYAAGSYPFGVLGDRFGRWRVLIFGYAVAFVMYIGFAVVPPGLFIYGVLFALAGLYLAAEDTLEGAVAAELVEERRRGTGFGALATVNGIGDLASSIVIGFIWTFVGYTAGFLFAATVAAIGTLLLAAARSRSYDVR; this is translated from the coding sequence ATGAACCGCGATGATGGCTGGCTGAACCGCACGGTGATCGGCGCCGGGGTGACGAGTTTTCTCTCCGACCTCGGCCACGAAGCCGTCACCGTGCTGCTCCCCTCGCTCCTGATCGTCCTGGGCGCCCCCGTGTATGCGCTGGGCGTGATCGAGGGGGTGAGCGACGGCGCATCGAGCTTCGTCAAGCTCTTCTCCGGCCACCTCTCGGACCGTCTCGGGAAGAGAAAGGAGTTCGCGCTCGCCGGGTACTTCGCCACCGCGATCTTCCCCGCCTTTGTTGCGGTCGCGACCGCATGGCCCGTTGTCCTCCTCGGCCGCGTCATCGGATGGGTGGGCCGCGGGACGCGGGGGCCGCCGCGCGACGCGATCCTCGCCAAGTCCGTCCCGCCGCAGGACCTCGGGAAGGCCTTCGGGTTCCACCGTGCGGGCGACACCCTCGGGGCGATCGCCGGCCCGCTGGTCGCCCTGGCCCTGCTCGCCTCGATCGGCATCCGGGAGATCATCTGGCTCACCCTCATCCCGGGCTTCCTCGCCGTCGGATCTTTCTGGCTCCTCGTGCGGGAGAAGAATCCGGCGCCCTCCCGCGACCGGATGAACCTGGTCGCTTCGCTCCGGGATCTCCCGGAGAGGTTCAAGCGGTTCCTCGGGGCGGTCCTCGTCTTCGGGATCGCCGACTTCTCGGACACGCTCCTCGTCGCCTTTGCCATCGTCGCCCTGACGCCGTCGCTCGGGTTTACGGCTGCGACCGCCGCCGGCGCCGCCCTCTATGTCATTCGGAACGCGGTCTACGCGGCGGGGTCCTACCCGTTCGGCGTCCTCGGGGACCGCTTCGGGCGGTGGAGGGTGCTTATCTTCGGATATGCCGTCGCCTTCGTGATGTACATCGGATTCGCCGTCGTCCCGCCGGGCCTCTTCATCTACGGAGTGCTCTTTGCACTCGCCGGCCTCTATCTCGCCGCCGAGGATACACTCGAGGGGGCCGTCGCGGCCGAACTCGTGGAGGAGCGCCGCCGGGGTACCGGATTCGGGGCACTCGCCACCGTGAACGGAATCGGCGACCTGGCATCGAGCATTGTCATCGGGTTTATCTGGACGTTCGTCGGATACACCGCCGGATTCCTCTTCGCCGCGACGGTCGCTGCTATCGGGACACTGCTCCTGGCCGCCGCACGCTCCCGTTCGTATGATGTCCGATGA
- a CDS encoding DUF92 domain-containing protein, translated as MAEPALSALHVRRDPVTSRDLLPAALAVASILASPHVQPPWVLAVLVIPASLILYLIPATKAFSPAAILVSALYAFGIVPLFVYAVTFAILVCGFLIFRPGREASIACLYYFAAATAGAALVLAYLDVFYPLAALFGVVIAVLLKVLFRGREDGLAVEALGIAMGMYLIHDLHYHVDLPLIALAVAVAFSFGYFSYRFRTADLSGLFSGALVGLILILFTWETYRISWFLVMLAFFVLGSLCTRYKYAYKERLGVEQSHGGARGYRNVFGNGLVSAAAAILYGISGQPLFVAMFVGSVAAAAGDTVASEIGVTGGSPRLITTFRRVPAGTNGGVTLLGEAAAILGAGAISLFAVALGVVDPLTGGICTLAGFAGTNLDSLAGATVENRGLIGNAGSNLIGTLGGGAVALVLVYLHPFAIF; from the coding sequence GTGGCTGAACCGGCCCTCTCCGCCCTGCACGTGCGCAGGGATCCGGTAACATCGCGCGATCTGCTCCCCGCAGCCCTGGCCGTCGCCTCCATCCTGGCCTCGCCGCACGTCCAGCCGCCGTGGGTCCTTGCGGTACTGGTGATCCCGGCCTCGCTGATCCTCTACCTGATCCCGGCAACGAAGGCGTTCTCGCCGGCCGCCATCCTCGTCTCCGCCCTGTACGCCTTCGGCATCGTCCCGCTCTTCGTGTACGCGGTCACATTCGCCATTCTCGTATGCGGATTCCTGATCTTCCGCCCGGGCCGCGAGGCATCGATCGCCTGCCTCTACTATTTTGCCGCCGCCACCGCCGGCGCGGCCCTCGTCCTTGCGTACCTGGATGTGTTCTATCCGCTCGCGGCGCTCTTCGGGGTCGTCATCGCCGTCCTCCTGAAGGTGCTCTTTCGGGGGCGGGAGGACGGCCTCGCGGTCGAGGCGCTGGGGATCGCGATGGGGATGTACCTCATCCACGATCTGCACTATCACGTCGACCTGCCCCTGATCGCGCTCGCGGTCGCCGTGGCGTTCTCGTTCGGCTACTTCTCCTACCGCTTCCGCACCGCCGACCTGAGCGGCCTCTTCTCCGGCGCTCTCGTGGGCCTCATCCTGATCCTGTTCACCTGGGAGACCTACCGCATCTCCTGGTTCCTCGTCATGCTCGCCTTCTTCGTCCTGGGATCGCTCTGCACCCGCTACAAGTACGCCTACAAGGAGAGACTCGGCGTGGAGCAGTCCCACGGCGGGGCGCGGGGCTACCGCAACGTATTCGGGAACGGCCTGGTATCGGCAGCGGCCGCGATCCTCTACGGGATCTCTGGCCAGCCGCTCTTCGTGGCGATGTTTGTGGGGAGCGTGGCCGCCGCCGCAGGGGACACGGTGGCCAGCGAGATCGGGGTGACGGGGGGATCGCCCCGCCTGATCACGACGTTCCGGAGGGTGCCGGCCGGGACGAACGGGGGCGTGACCCTCCTCGGCGAAGCCGCTGCGATCCTGGGCGCGGGAGCGATATCCCTCTTCGCCGTCGCGCTCGGTGTGGTCGACCCGCTCACGGGGGGGATCTGCACCCTGGCCGGCTTTGCCGGGACGAACCTGGACTCCCTTGCCGGTGCGACCGTGGAGAACCGGGGGCTCATCGGGAATGCCGGGTCCAACCTGATCGGGACGCTGGGGGGAGGGGCGGTTGCGCTCGTCCTCGTATACCTTCACCCGTTTGCCATCTTTTGA
- the eno gene encoding phosphopyruvate hydratase, whose product MVRETAIAALHGRKILDSRGNPTVEVEIRLDGGVRARAAVPSGASTGTHEAVELRDGDPRRYRKKGVQKAVENINGTLAPALLGRDASDQAGIDGVMIERDGTPNKANLGANAILGISMAVARAAAQARGVPLYQYLGGAGAHLLPVPMMNVLNGGVHAQWQGADCQEFMIVPLGAASATEAIRWGAETYHALQQVLKEKDYPTAVGDEGGFAPAVATNEEPLELIVAAIEEAGYRPGAEIAIALDPASSAFYGDGIYTLQREGRKRTSGEMVDWYRGLVSTYPIVSIEDGLAEDDWEGWQLLTQTLGGRVELVGDDIFVTSAERVQRGIGEKTANSVLIKPNQIGTVTETLRTVTVAKTAGWGVIVSHRSGETVDPFIADFTVAIGGGKIKTGAPARGERVEKYNQLMRIEEDLGSRAVYAGRGAFVRG is encoded by the coding sequence ATGGTGCGTGAAACCGCAATTGCAGCGCTGCACGGGCGGAAGATCCTGGACTCCCGGGGCAACCCGACGGTCGAGGTGGAGATCCGCCTGGACGGCGGCGTGCGGGCCCGGGCCGCGGTCCCATCGGGGGCCTCGACCGGCACCCACGAGGCGGTCGAGCTGCGGGACGGCGATCCCCGGCGGTATCGGAAAAAAGGGGTGCAGAAGGCCGTCGAGAACATCAACGGCACGCTGGCACCGGCGCTCCTCGGGAGGGACGCGAGCGACCAGGCAGGGATCGACGGGGTGATGATCGAACGGGACGGCACCCCGAACAAGGCCAACCTGGGAGCCAACGCGATCCTGGGGATCTCGATGGCGGTCGCCCGAGCCGCCGCGCAGGCGAGAGGCGTCCCGCTCTACCAGTACCTGGGCGGCGCCGGAGCGCACCTGCTCCCCGTGCCGATGATGAACGTCCTCAACGGCGGCGTCCATGCCCAGTGGCAGGGGGCGGACTGCCAGGAGTTCATGATCGTGCCGCTCGGGGCGGCGTCGGCGACGGAGGCGATCCGCTGGGGCGCTGAGACCTACCATGCGCTCCAGCAGGTCCTGAAGGAGAAGGACTACCCGACGGCGGTGGGCGACGAGGGCGGGTTCGCGCCGGCGGTCGCCACGAACGAGGAGCCGCTGGAGCTGATCGTCGCGGCGATCGAGGAGGCGGGATACCGCCCCGGCGCCGAGATCGCGATCGCCCTCGATCCCGCATCGAGCGCCTTCTACGGGGACGGGATCTACACCCTGCAGCGGGAGGGGCGGAAGCGGACCAGCGGGGAGATGGTCGACTGGTACCGCGGGCTCGTCTCGACCTACCCGATCGTCTCGATCGAGGACGGCCTCGCCGAGGATGACTGGGAGGGGTGGCAGCTCCTGACGCAGACGTTGGGGGGCCGCGTGGAGCTCGTCGGCGACGACATCTTCGTCACCTCCGCCGAGCGCGTGCAGCGGGGGATCGGGGAGAAGACCGCCAACTCCGTCCTGATCAAACCGAACCAGATCGGGACGGTGACCGAGACCCTCCGCACCGTGACCGTGGCGAAGACGGCGGGCTGGGGCGTGATCGTCTCCCACCGCAGCGGCGAGACGGTCGATCCGTTCATCGCGGACTTCACGGTTGCAATCGGGGGCGGCAAGATCAAGACCGGGGCGCCGGCGCGGGGCGAACGGGTCGAGAAGTACAACCAGCTGATGCGGATCGAGGAGGACCTGGGCAGCCGGGCAGTCTACGCCGGTCGGGGAGCGTTCGTGCGTGGCTGA
- a CDS encoding dynamin family protein: protein MRDPSRPTILTAEAHPDSRPTAPSLHRSEAFEPNPVTTVIPALIAGLRALGPEYSPHAERLQLLRDRLVEGRFHLAVLGQFKRGKSTLLNALLGEAVLPSSVIPVTAIPTFIQYGERKRVVIHFQDGRADVTHEADDAAELNRLLGRYVSEDGNPRNTLGVTQADVFHPAPLLRDVVLIDTPGIGSTHRHNTEVTLNFLSQCDAALFLVSSDPPITEVEVEFLRQVRERVARLFFILNKVDYLDDAERATAIAFLQKVLAQGAGDARDPIIFAVSARQGLAARERRDAALWEASGLAAVSDHLVNFLAREKSAVLQQAVRSKAVAILNDARLQIQLGIRSLELPLADVEQRLAIFEQKIQEAERQRLHARDILAGDQNRIAEHLESFAAALRTTTREQLLEIADKALQKSLDEQAAQDAVAAAIPELYGEKLAEVDAAMNQELVRLLKSHQRRADDLIESIRVTAAELFEIPYHAPESEQAFEMQRRPYWVAQKTWNSTFNPIPNEFIDRLTPRPMRERRIRERLQRRIEHLVVQNVENLRWETLQNLNISFLHYGTALDRDLRDTIEATHGAIRAACEKRREHVEETAAELARLRSAERDVHAALQALGEP from the coding sequence ATGCGCGACCCGTCCCGGCCCACAATCCTCACGGCGGAAGCCCACCCAGACTCTCGACCGACCGCACCCTCGCTCCATCGATCCGAGGCTTTTGAACCGAACCCCGTAACGACCGTGATTCCGGCCCTCATCGCGGGGCTGCGGGCTCTCGGCCCCGAGTACTCCCCGCACGCGGAGCGCCTGCAGCTGCTCCGTGACCGCCTCGTGGAGGGGCGGTTCCACCTCGCCGTCCTGGGGCAGTTCAAGCGGGGGAAGAGCACGCTCCTCAACGCACTCCTGGGCGAGGCAGTGCTGCCCAGTTCGGTTATCCCCGTCACCGCGATCCCGACCTTCATCCAGTACGGGGAGCGGAAGCGCGTCGTCATCCACTTCCAGGACGGGCGGGCGGACGTGACCCACGAGGCCGACGACGCCGCCGAGCTCAACCGCCTCCTCGGGCGATACGTCTCCGAGGACGGGAACCCCCGCAACACGCTGGGTGTCACCCAGGCCGACGTCTTCCACCCGGCCCCTCTCCTGCGGGACGTGGTCCTGATCGATACCCCCGGCATCGGCTCCACGCACCGCCACAACACCGAGGTGACGTTGAACTTTCTCTCCCAGTGCGATGCCGCCCTTTTTCTGGTCTCGTCCGACCCGCCGATCACCGAGGTCGAGGTCGAGTTCCTGCGACAGGTCCGGGAGAGGGTCGCCCGCCTCTTCTTCATCCTCAACAAGGTCGACTACCTGGACGATGCAGAACGGGCGACCGCGATCGCCTTCCTGCAGAAGGTGCTCGCACAGGGCGCGGGAGACGCCCGGGACCCCATCATCTTCGCGGTCTCCGCCCGGCAGGGTCTCGCAGCCCGGGAGCGCAGGGATGCCGCCCTCTGGGAGGCGAGCGGTCTCGCGGCAGTCTCCGACCACCTGGTCAACTTCCTGGCGCGGGAGAAGAGCGCGGTCCTCCAGCAGGCCGTACGCTCGAAAGCCGTCGCCATCCTGAACGACGCCCGCCTCCAGATCCAGCTCGGCATCCGCTCGCTGGAACTGCCGCTGGCCGACGTCGAGCAGCGGCTTGCGATCTTCGAGCAGAAGATCCAGGAGGCGGAGCGCCAGCGGCTCCACGCGCGGGACATCCTCGCCGGCGACCAGAACCGGATCGCAGAACACCTCGAATCCTTCGCCGCGGCCCTGCGGACGACCACCCGCGAGCAGCTGCTGGAGATCGCCGATAAAGCCCTGCAGAAGAGCCTCGACGAGCAGGCTGCGCAGGATGCCGTCGCCGCCGCGATCCCCGAGCTCTACGGGGAGAAGCTCGCCGAGGTGGATGCTGCCATGAACCAGGAGCTCGTCCGCCTCCTCAAGAGCCATCAGAGGCGGGCCGACGACCTGATCGAGTCCATCCGCGTCACGGCCGCCGAACTCTTCGAGATCCCCTACCACGCCCCCGAGAGCGAGCAGGCCTTCGAGATGCAGCGGCGGCCGTACTGGGTCGCGCAGAAGACATGGAACAGCACGTTCAACCCGATCCCGAACGAGTTCATCGACCGACTGACGCCCCGCCCGATGCGGGAGAGGCGGATCCGCGAGCGGCTGCAGCGGCGGATCGAGCACCTGGTGGTCCAGAACGTCGAGAATCTCCGCTGGGAAACCCTGCAGAACCTGAACATCTCGTTCCTCCACTACGGGACCGCGCTCGACCGGGACCTGCGGGACACCATCGAGGCGACGCACGGAGCGATCAGGGCCGCCTGCGAGAAGCGGAGGGAGCACGTGGAGGAGACGGCAGCGGAGCTCGCGAGGCTTCGGTCGGCCGAACGGGACGTGCATGCCGCGCTGCAGGCCCTCGGGGAGCCCTGA